The Gemmatimonadaceae bacterium genome contains the following window.
GCGAACCGCGCGGGTGGCAGTACGATCGCCATCGGTTCGTGCGCGCAGGCCACCGAGACGCCCAGCAGCACATCGAGCTCAACCGCCGTGTCGCCCCGCAGCGTCGGAGGCCCACCGCTGCGCAGGGCGGCCGCCAGCACCGCGACGGCTTCACGCTCGGCGCGCAGCCCACGCTCCAGTCGCTCCGCGCCCGCAGCGCTCGCGCGCGCGACCCGCAACGTTCCCAGTGCCACAGCCGCCAAGACGCCCGACAGCGCCAGCGCGCAGAGCGCCTCGACGAGTGAGTGGCCAAGCCTCAAGCGCACGGAAATCGCGCCTCCACCCGGAAGTCGGGCACGCGCTGCCGCGCATCGCGGACATCGATGCGCAACTGGCGGATCGTCGCGGAGTCCGTCACCGACCAGGCGCTGATCACTCGGGCCGCCGTGTCCGCCGACACCGTGTCTAGCGCGGCGCAGGCGTAGGCCCGGAACCAGTCCAGGCGATCGGCGGCGGCAGCCGACATGGCCTCGCGAGCGCGTGCCGCGTCGCGGAGACGCGCCGCCGCGGTGATGCTGGCCATCGTGCCGCTGACCCCGATGCCCAGCAACATCAGTGCGACGATCACTTCGACCAAGGAGACGCCCGCTCGCGTTCGCATGGCGACAGTCTGGTCGCTCCGGTCGAGCAGGATGTCATCGCGATACCGCGTTCCTCAGCCCCAAACGGCAAGGCGGGCCGGACGCTGAGCGTCCGACCCGCCTTGTGTACTGCTAGGAGCGATGGATCAGCCGCAGACCGGCTCACCCTCGTTCTCGCCCGAACCCACCTGGCTGCCAACCTTGATCGCGCAGGTCTGCGTGGTCGAGGTGTGCGAAGCCGACGCCTGCCAGCCAAGGCCGGCATCCGGGGTGGCCGTGACGGTCACGCCAGCCGACGTGGTGTAGCCCGTGCCCAGCTGGGCCAGGGTGCCGTACGCGGTGTTGTCGGAGAAGTACGCTTCCTCGGCGGTCACGAGGTTACGGAGGTCAGCCTTCATCGAGGCGATGTAGGCCTTCTCCTTCGTGTTCGCGAACTTCGGGATCGCGATCGCGGCCAGGATGCCGATGATCACGACGACGATGAGGAGCTCGATCAGCGTGAAGCCCTTCTTGTTGCTCAGCATTGCAGAAACTCCGGATTGGGGGTGGAAACAACGTAGCAGCAGCAGTCCGGCGATGAATGGAGGCAAGCACCGTGCCAACGCTTGCCATCTACCCCATCCCGCTGCCTGACAACGACTTAACACGAACGAGCGCGCATTCGGTCACTTCCTCGGTTGGCGAAACGTCAGGACTATTGCAAGACACCGCTCGGCATCCGTGGACTTCGTCTCCTGTGACCTAGGGCACACGGGCGCCCGTTCTCCTGCGTCTTGCCAGCCACCAGTTGGGTCCTGCGGAGTCCGAGGCGGCCAGCGACGAGTCGGCCACATAGATCAGAAAGCGAAATGCATCCGCCGACCGGCCGGTCTCGAGACCCTGCAGCGCCACGGCCCGCGCCTCTCGGAACCGCTGCATCGCAATCAGGCAGCCCGAGGCGCCGAAGTGCGGCGTCGGCTTTCGCGGTTCCAGCCGCCGCGCAATCCCATAGAAGTGCAACGCTGGTTCGCAGAGGCCGCGAGCCTGCAGCCTCAGCGCCAAGCCGAGCGGCGGCCCATCGTGCTCCGGCCATAGCGCCATCGCCCGCCGCATGGCGGTCTCACCGGCCACGAACTCCTCGCGCCGCAGCAGTTCGTCGCCCAGCCAGAAGTGCCCGCGGAAGTTCATCGGGGCCTCCGTGACCAGCGCGGCGACCATCGTGTCGTTGTCCTTCCAGGCGTGTTGGCGTTCCGCGCTGTGCGCGGCCGCGACGCCAAGCACGGCAACGGCACTTGCGATGACGAGCGTTCGAACTGATCCGGGTCTCGCCTGTAGCCATCCCCAGAGCCGCAGCCACAGCGCGCCCGCCGCGAGCGCGATGCCGACTGTGGAGAGAAACAACGTCCGCTCCGCCAGCAGGATGCCGGTGGGCACGACGATGTTGGCCACGATGGAGTAGGTCACGGCGATCCACGCGAGGGCGAGTGCCAGCGCGTGATCGCGTCGCCAACTCCATCCGAGGAGGCCCATGAATGCGCCGAGGATCAACAGACCCGGCAAGTGTGCGAGCCCCGGAGCCGTGTGCAGCGCCGTGTACTGCGGCGAGTAGTCGGCGTAGAGCCGCGCGGGCCAGACGAACAGACGCGCCAACTCCGGCACGAGGCCGAGCATCAGCCAGGCGCGCTGTGTGAGGCCAAGGTCCTTGAGTGCCACGTGTGCGCGGTCGCCGGCCAGCCCGCCGACGATGTCGCTGCGCACCAGCAGCCAGAGCAGCGTGATGCTGGCCAGGGCCACGAACAGGATGCGGGCCCGCATGCCCCCATCCCGGGCGGGAGGGGCGTCGCGCAGCACCGTGAGTTCAAGCGCGAGCAGCACGCCGACCAGCAGCACCGCGTGCTCCTTCATCCCGAGACCGAGCAGCGCG
Protein-coding sequences here:
- a CDS encoding prepilin-type N-terminal cleavage/methylation domain-containing protein, whose protein sequence is MRTRAGVSLVEVIVALMLLGIGVSGTMASITAAARLRDAARAREAMSAAAADRLDWFRAYACAALDTVSADTAARVISAWSVTDSATIRQLRIDVRDARQRVPDFRVEARFPCA
- a CDS encoding prepilin-type N-terminal cleavage/methylation domain-containing protein encodes the protein MSNKKGFTLIELLIVVVIIGILAAIAIPKFANTKEKAYIASMKADLRNLVTAEEAYFSDNTAYGTLAQLGTGYTTSAGVTVTATPDAGLGWQASASHTSTTQTCAIKVGSQVGSGENEGEPVCG